A part of Thermocrinis albus DSM 14484 genomic DNA contains:
- a CDS encoding ABC transporter substrate-binding protein — translation MASSPRGGAVRWVTVNPEEFQPLPGKEGGELRFILRGDPKTLNPVVAQETTSTAVIGDLFSGLTKLDLKTMTYVPDLAKRWHVLDNGRRYIFELRENLRWSDGHPISADDVVFTYRDVYLNPQIPNSTADMLKGVLKTPQQVRNFVRKLDEKRVEFRLPEPFAPFLGIMASPILPRHKLERYVKEGNFMSAWNVSTPPSQIVGSGPYRLVRYVKGQRVEYEANPYYYERDDMGKHLPYIKRKVGYILQDPDTALLMYTTGGVDMLSPRPQDLLVLSKLGGSSLYNLGPTPAITFLVFNQNPRSSLPQYKLRWFQNKLFRLAVSYAIDRESMCTLVYNGLAVPLYGPITPANRPYYKEGLFPQYSYSPQKAKELLLKAGFRYGKDGWLRDAEGHTVEIVLLTNADNKEREKLGNMIKEDLEKIGIKVIFRTLDFNTLVRKLSTPPYDWEAVIIGLTGSLDPHFGRNVWHSSGTLHIWNPMQKKTATQWEARVDALLDRAASTLDQKVRISLYQEAFRIIAEEQPMIFLVAPQSILSVSDRLNNVFPTVWGFYREESMFFK, via the coding sequence ATGGCTTCCTCCCCTCGGGGGGGAGCCGTAAGATGGGTTACGGTGAATCCCGAGGAGTTTCAACCTTTACCGGGAAAGGAGGGGGGAGAGCTACGTTTTATACTGCGGGGAGATCCCAAAACCCTTAATCCTGTGGTAGCACAGGAAACCACTTCCACCGCCGTTATAGGTGATCTTTTTTCCGGACTTACCAAGTTGGATCTTAAGACGATGACGTACGTTCCCGATCTGGCCAAGAGGTGGCACGTTCTGGACAACGGCAGAAGGTACATCTTTGAACTGAGGGAAAATCTAAGATGGAGTGATGGGCATCCCATATCTGCCGATGATGTAGTCTTCACTTACAGAGACGTGTATCTTAACCCCCAGATACCCAACTCCACCGCCGATATGTTGAAAGGTGTGTTAAAAACTCCTCAGCAGGTGCGCAATTTTGTCAGAAAGCTGGACGAAAAAAGAGTAGAGTTCCGTTTACCTGAGCCTTTTGCCCCTTTCCTCGGTATAATGGCATCACCTATCTTGCCACGTCATAAGTTGGAAAGGTACGTAAAAGAAGGAAACTTTATGAGTGCGTGGAACGTCTCTACACCCCCCTCCCAAATAGTGGGATCAGGCCCTTACAGGTTGGTAAGATACGTAAAGGGTCAGAGAGTGGAGTACGAGGCCAACCCTTACTACTATGAGAGGGATGATATGGGTAAACATCTCCCCTACATAAAGAGAAAGGTAGGTTACATTCTGCAAGATCCTGATACAGCCCTTCTCATGTACACCACAGGAGGGGTAGATATGTTGAGTCCGCGGCCCCAAGACCTTCTAGTTCTGTCTAAGCTGGGAGGAAGCTCCCTCTACAACTTAGGTCCAACGCCAGCCATAACCTTCTTAGTCTTCAATCAAAATCCTCGTTCCTCTTTACCTCAGTACAAGCTAAGATGGTTTCAGAACAAGCTGTTTCGTCTCGCTGTTTCTTACGCCATAGATAGGGAGAGTATGTGTACTCTCGTCTACAACGGTCTTGCAGTTCCCCTTTACGGACCTATAACACCAGCCAACCGTCCTTACTACAAGGAAGGGCTCTTTCCTCAGTACAGTTACTCTCCCCAGAAGGCCAAGGAACTTCTCTTAAAAGCAGGTTTTCGTTACGGGAAGGATGGATGGCTGAGAGATGCCGAGGGACACACCGTGGAGATAGTGCTCCTCACTAACGCCGACAACAAAGAGAGAGAAAAGTTAGGTAACATGATAAAGGAAGATCTAGAGAAGATAGGCATAAAAGTCATATTCAGGACACTGGACTTTAACACATTGGTGAGAAAACTCTCCACACCTCCCTACGATTGGGAGGCCGTTATCATAGGTCTTACAGGTTCGTTGGATCCCCACTTTGGAAGAAACGTGTGGCACTCCTCTGGAACACTTCACATATGGAACCCTATGCAGAAAAAAACAGCCACCCAATGGGAAGCTCGTGTAGATGCCTTATTGGACAGGGCGGCCTCCACACTAGATCAAAAGGTTCGTATAAGTCTTTACCAAGAGGCCTTTCGCATAATAGCTGAAGAACAACCTATGATATTTCTAGTGGCTCCCCAAAGTATACTCAGTGTTTCCGACAGGCTCAACAACGTCTTTCCCACCGTATGGGGATTTTACAGAGAGGAAAGTATGTTTTTCAAGTGA
- a CDS encoding TldD/PmbA family protein: MENLKSIVEEVLGGQYDYEIFYQSIGQTLIETSNLQLENLSRSEEKGVGIRVFRKGKMGFAYTTDMSSSAVKECALRAKEACEITEEEHGEPYCSTLQIEWEEIDTESLHMPLEEKVELVLSLERKALALDSRVKGVRKVSFREDLVETHCINSCGVEYRYTTTRYMCLMSAFAEDGKDSAISYEYRAGKNIAFLKLDSMVQDVVFKAVSQLGAVSMESKEMPVVFFSEAFAMLLETFSPMFTGEALVKGKTPLAGKEGERIASSVVNLVDDGTMKGSVGGAPTDAEGVTSKVNVLLDKGVFRGFLHSHYTARKMGVEPTGNSVRDGFRSVPTSGIRHLYLEAGPYGYEELLGAYDEVLLVLDLMGLHTADPVSGDFSLGASGIIYKGGRPLKSVRGIVIAGNILDVFRKIEGVSSDLKFYGRVGSPWVLVGSLTIGGNS, encoded by the coding sequence ATGGAGAATCTGAAAAGTATAGTGGAGGAAGTGCTCGGCGGTCAGTACGATTACGAGATATTCTACCAATCTATAGGACAAACCCTCATAGAAACATCTAACCTCCAGCTGGAGAACCTCTCCCGTTCGGAGGAGAAGGGAGTTGGGATTAGGGTTTTTCGGAAGGGAAAGATGGGGTTTGCCTACACCACCGACATGTCCTCTTCAGCTGTTAAAGAGTGTGCACTTAGAGCAAAGGAAGCATGTGAGATAACAGAAGAAGAGCATGGGGAACCTTACTGCAGTACTCTTCAGATAGAGTGGGAGGAGATAGACACAGAGAGCCTTCATATGCCCTTAGAGGAAAAGGTAGAGCTGGTTCTTTCCCTCGAGAGAAAAGCCCTTGCGTTGGATAGCAGGGTAAAGGGTGTTAGGAAAGTGAGCTTTAGAGAAGATCTTGTGGAAACTCACTGCATAAACTCCTGTGGAGTAGAGTACCGTTACACCACCACCCGCTACATGTGTCTCATGTCTGCCTTTGCAGAAGATGGAAAGGACAGCGCCATATCCTACGAATATAGAGCCGGAAAGAATATCGCTTTCTTAAAGCTAGACAGTATGGTGCAGGATGTGGTTTTTAAAGCTGTCTCCCAGCTGGGTGCTGTCTCTATGGAGAGTAAGGAAATGCCGGTGGTTTTCTTCAGTGAGGCCTTTGCCATGCTCCTTGAAACTTTCTCTCCCATGTTTACGGGAGAAGCTCTCGTGAAGGGAAAAACTCCCTTGGCGGGCAAAGAGGGTGAAAGGATAGCATCTTCGGTGGTTAACCTGGTGGATGACGGCACTATGAAGGGTTCTGTAGGTGGAGCACCTACGGATGCCGAAGGTGTAACCAGTAAGGTTAACGTGTTGTTGGACAAAGGTGTTTTCAGAGGGTTTCTCCACAGCCACTACACCGCCAGGAAGATGGGGGTGGAACCTACGGGAAACTCGGTAAGAGATGGCTTTAGAAGTGTGCCCACAAGCGGCATACGCCACCTATACCTGGAGGCAGGCCCTTACGGATATGAGGAACTTCTCGGAGCTTATGATGAGGTACTTCTGGTTCTGGATCTCATGGGACTTCATACCGCAGACCCTGTGTCGGGAGACTTTTCCCTAGGTGCTTCGGGTATAATTTATAAGGGTGGAAGGCCTCTCAAAAGTGTGAGGGGGATAGTGATAGCAGGTAATATCCTTGATGTGTTCAGAAAAATAGAAGGTGTAAGTAGCGACCTTAAGTTCTATGGTCGAGTAGGGTCTCCTTGGGTGTTGGTTGGATCTTTAACAATCGGGGGTAACTCATGA
- a CDS encoding phosphatidate cytidylyltransferase codes for MFRSREGIGLSVGLVSILLSLLPWYLFLLPLTFLSWRISYEVARATGTRTASLLPPSVTLLSCMSQEVGLVSAFLLALVSGYRNWSLEEFYKALFLNMYAGYLLSYLYKVKLVGTVELLRLLLFVFVLDVASYYIGKKLGKRPFFPRLSPKKTWEGFLGGAVLSCLFSLIFLKVPLYVSAVLVLAGVSGDLFKSFIKRQVGIKDFSQLLGEHGGFTDRFDSLVFAAPLWYYWLKILAWRI; via the coding sequence TTGTTTAGGAGCAGAGAGGGAATAGGACTCTCTGTGGGTTTGGTGAGTATCTTACTTTCCCTTCTACCATGGTATCTCTTCCTTCTGCCTTTGACCTTCCTCAGTTGGAGAATATCCTATGAGGTAGCCAGAGCTACAGGTACAAGAACAGCATCTTTACTTCCACCCTCTGTAACGTTACTTTCCTGTATGTCCCAGGAGGTGGGTCTAGTGTCAGCCTTTCTGCTGGCTTTGGTATCGGGTTACAGGAACTGGTCTTTGGAGGAGTTCTACAAAGCGCTGTTTCTCAACATGTACGCAGGTTATCTCCTCTCTTACTTGTACAAAGTGAAGTTGGTGGGAACTGTAGAACTTTTGAGACTTTTACTCTTCGTCTTCGTTTTGGATGTAGCCTCCTACTACATAGGGAAAAAGTTAGGAAAAAGGCCTTTCTTTCCACGCCTCTCACCTAAAAAAACCTGGGAGGGGTTTTTAGGTGGTGCCGTATTATCCTGTTTGTTCTCTCTCATCTTTTTAAAGGTACCTCTGTATGTGTCTGCTGTGCTGGTGTTGGCCGGAGTCAGCGGTGATCTTTTTAAAAGTTTTATAAAAAGACAGGTGGGTATAAAAGATTTTTCCCAACTGCTGGGAGAGCACGGGGGCTTTACTGACAGATTTGACTCCCTTGTTTTCGCAGCTCCCCTTTGGTACTACTGGCTTAAAATTTTAGCATGGAGAATCTGA
- the uppS gene encoding polyprenyl diphosphate synthase, translated as MNIKKLPEHVAIIMDGNGRWAKERNLPRIAGHYEGVKRAEEIVDFCADLGIRYLSLFTFSTENWKRPAEEVAALFDLFERYLKEKRQELKEKSVRVIFIGRRDRIPMSLVEEMHRTEKETACGHRITVILAVDYGGRDDIVRAVNHLLHQRVQEVDESTFRQALDLRDLPDPDLLIRTGGEKRISNFMLWNLAYTELYFTEVYWPDFGREEFVKALEDYANRERRFGAVV; from the coding sequence ATGAACATAAAAAAACTTCCTGAGCACGTAGCCATAATAATGGACGGGAACGGAAGATGGGCAAAGGAGAGGAATCTTCCCAGAATCGCCGGACACTATGAGGGAGTCAAAAGGGCAGAGGAGATAGTGGACTTTTGTGCAGATCTAGGAATAAGGTACTTGTCCCTTTTTACCTTCTCTACGGAAAACTGGAAAAGGCCGGCTGAGGAGGTGGCTGCCCTCTTTGATCTTTTCGAAAGGTATCTAAAGGAAAAGAGACAGGAACTGAAGGAAAAAAGTGTAAGGGTCATATTCATAGGCAGGAGAGACAGAATACCCATGAGTTTGGTGGAAGAAATGCACAGAACGGAGAAGGAAACTGCGTGTGGGCATAGAATAACCGTCATCTTGGCGGTAGATTACGGAGGAAGAGATGATATAGTGAGAGCTGTAAACCACCTACTACATCAGAGAGTGCAGGAGGTGGATGAGTCCACTTTTCGCCAAGCTTTGGATCTGAGAGATCTGCCTGATCCTGATCTTCTCATAAGGACCGGCGGTGAGAAGAGAATATCCAACTTTATGCTGTGGAACTTAGCTTATACAGAACTTTACTTCACGGAGGTTTACTGGCCAGACTTTGGAAGAGAAGAGTTTGTAAAGGCCTTAGAGGATTACGCCAACAGGGAGAGGAGGTTCGGTGCCGTTGTTTAG
- a CDS encoding tetratricopeptide repeat protein, whose amino-acid sequence MRVWAFLILLVVSSCGTVTQQELDARLAGISSRLTQLEERQKKLEEQQVRTEERIDLISQNITSLRLELERLRANRTVMETPKVDQPPPASQGQTQGYEKDYEEAMRLYHLRQLHQAKEKFIDFIKKNPKTPLTDNAYLWLGVVYRDLGDWQKAQAVWLTLVERCKRGEMVDCNKLPAVYLQLAKLYEQRNDQQKAKEYYEAILKEFPLSEEANIAKAKLGR is encoded by the coding sequence ATGAGGGTGTGGGCCTTTCTCATTCTCTTAGTGGTAAGTTCGTGTGGTACCGTCACGCAACAGGAGCTGGATGCCAGGTTGGCCGGTATATCTTCCAGACTCACACAGTTGGAAGAGCGACAGAAGAAGCTGGAAGAACAGCAGGTGAGGACGGAGGAAAGGATAGACCTTATATCTCAAAACATAACGTCCCTAAGGCTGGAGCTGGAAAGACTCAGGGCTAACAGAACAGTTATGGAAACACCCAAGGTGGATCAACCACCACCCGCTTCTCAGGGGCAAACGCAGGGGTACGAGAAAGACTACGAGGAGGCTATGCGTTTGTACCACCTGCGCCAGCTACACCAAGCCAAGGAGAAGTTCATAGATTTCATAAAGAAGAACCCTAAAACACCCCTAACCGACAACGCCTACCTTTGGCTCGGTGTAGTTTACAGAGATCTCGGTGATTGGCAAAAAGCTCAAGCTGTGTGGTTGACGTTGGTAGAAAGGTGTAAGAGGGGGGAGATGGTGGACTGTAACAAGCTACCTGCCGTGTACCTTCAGTTAGCCAAACTGTATGAACAGAGGAACGATCAGCAGAAGGCTAAAGAATACTACGAGGCCATACTGAAAGAGTTTCCTCTTTCTGAGGAAGCTAACATAGCGAAGGCTAAATTAGGCAGATGA
- a CDS encoding FtsB family cell division protein: MSKGVCYLFLSALIVLTLYGLFFGPYNLQQLSRLEKARTALEEKRKKLAEENSQLENQLSSMRRNPDFYIERFLRETLGMQRKDETIVILER; the protein is encoded by the coding sequence GTGAGTAAGGGGGTGTGTTACCTCTTCCTCTCGGCGCTCATTGTCCTTACCCTATACGGTCTGTTTTTTGGACCTTACAACCTACAACAACTTTCCAGGTTGGAGAAAGCTCGCACCGCACTGGAAGAAAAGAGAAAAAAACTGGCCGAGGAGAACTCCCAGCTGGAGAACCAGCTCAGTTCTATGCGTAGGAACCCGGACTTTTACATAGAACGCTTCTTGAGGGAAACCTTAGGGATGCAAAGGAAGGATGAGACCATAGTTATTTTGGAGAGGTAG
- the eno gene encoding phosphopyruvate hydratase → MSAIKKIKAREVLDSRGNPTVEVEVTLESGAVGRATVPSGASTGEREALELRDHDPNRYLGKGVLKAVDNVNGLIAKELVGLEADNQWEIDRVLIELDGTPNKSRLGANAILGVSMAVAKAMAQEKGMPLYRYLGGSMANKLPVPLMNVINGGVHADNPLDIQEFMILPVRGTTFSEALRVGVEVFHTLKHILKERGLSTCVGDEGGFAPQIKSTEEALDLLLLAIEKAGYVPGQDVLLALDCASSEFYYEDELYHLEGRVMSREELCEFYSKLVERYPIVSLEDPMAEDDWEGWKLVTQALGNKVQLVGDDLFTTNVNILREGFKKGVANAILIKLNQIGTVSETLQTVAYAKDHHYSTIVSHRSGETEDTFIAHLAVATGSGQIKTGSASRTDRTAKYNELLRIEESLGCGAVFTGRGEFWRFLRE, encoded by the coding sequence ATGAGCGCCATAAAGAAGATAAAGGCAAGGGAAGTTTTGGACTCTCGTGGAAACCCTACGGTAGAAGTGGAGGTCACCTTAGAGTCAGGTGCGGTAGGAAGAGCTACCGTACCTAGCGGAGCCTCCACAGGAGAGCGAGAGGCTTTGGAACTTAGAGACCATGACCCGAACCGTTACCTGGGTAAAGGTGTTCTGAAGGCGGTGGATAACGTCAACGGCCTCATAGCCAAGGAGTTGGTAGGTTTGGAAGCTGATAATCAGTGGGAGATAGATAGGGTGCTGATAGAGTTGGACGGAACACCCAACAAAAGTAGGTTGGGAGCAAACGCTATTTTAGGTGTGAGTATGGCGGTGGCCAAAGCGATGGCCCAGGAAAAGGGTATGCCCCTCTACAGATATTTGGGTGGCTCTATGGCCAATAAGTTACCTGTTCCTCTCATGAACGTTATAAATGGGGGAGTTCATGCGGATAATCCCCTTGACATCCAAGAGTTCATGATACTACCGGTAAGAGGAACCACCTTCTCAGAGGCGCTGAGGGTGGGCGTTGAGGTTTTCCATACGCTGAAACACATTCTGAAGGAGAGGGGACTCTCCACCTGTGTGGGAGATGAAGGGGGTTTTGCTCCCCAGATCAAAAGCACAGAGGAAGCGCTGGACCTCCTTCTTTTGGCCATAGAAAAAGCGGGCTACGTACCCGGACAGGATGTCCTGTTGGCTTTGGACTGTGCCTCTTCCGAGTTTTACTACGAAGACGAACTTTATCATCTGGAAGGTAGAGTAATGTCACGAGAAGAACTATGTGAGTTTTACTCAAAGTTGGTGGAGAGGTATCCCATAGTGTCTTTGGAGGATCCTATGGCGGAGGACGATTGGGAAGGTTGGAAGCTTGTAACTCAGGCTCTAGGAAACAAAGTTCAGTTGGTAGGTGATGACCTTTTTACCACCAACGTAAATATCCTCAGGGAAGGTTTTAAGAAGGGCGTGGCTAACGCCATCCTCATCAAGCTGAACCAAATAGGAACTGTGTCGGAAACTCTACAAACAGTTGCCTATGCCAAAGACCACCATTACTCCACCATAGTGTCCCACAGATCAGGTGAAACAGAGGACACCTTCATAGCCCACTTGGCGGTGGCCACAGGTAGTGGTCAGATAAAAACAGGTTCAGCTTCACGCACCGACAGGACAGCCAAGTATAACGAGCTTCTCAGGATAGAGGAGAGCTTGGGTTGTGGCGCTGTCTTCACGGGCAGAGGGGAGTTTTGGAGATTTCTCCGTGAGTAA
- a CDS encoding menaquinone biosynthesis family protein — MKIRIAHSPDSDDAFMFYPLTSGLIDTEGLVIEHVLADIQTLNEEALKGSYEVSAISFHAYPYVADKYVVLPSGGSVGDGYGPIVVAKEDMNSIKGKRVAVPGLLTTAYLVLKLYEPDIQPVVLPFDKVIDAVERGEVDAGLVIHEGQLSYVDRGLRLLVDLGAWWKEKTGLVLPLGCNVVRKDLGKEVIKKLEKLMRKSVEFALHNEDLALEYALNYARDLSHSKERTRKFVSMYVNQYTVDYTERGREAVRLLLKLGYERGIITVKPPEVIFSDELVL, encoded by the coding sequence ATGAAGATAAGGATAGCTCACAGTCCTGATTCAGACGACGCCTTTATGTTCTATCCCCTCACCAGTGGCCTCATAGACACGGAAGGCCTCGTTATAGAACATGTTCTTGCCGACATTCAAACCCTCAATGAAGAAGCCCTTAAAGGCAGCTATGAGGTATCAGCCATATCCTTCCACGCGTATCCTTATGTGGCAGACAAATACGTTGTTTTACCCAGCGGTGGCAGTGTGGGAGACGGATACGGACCAATAGTGGTTGCCAAGGAAGATATGAACAGTATAAAAGGTAAGAGAGTGGCGGTTCCTGGCCTTCTCACCACCGCCTATCTGGTACTTAAGCTCTATGAGCCTGACATACAGCCTGTGGTTCTCCCCTTCGATAAGGTCATAGATGCCGTGGAGAGGGGTGAGGTGGACGCGGGGTTAGTAATCCACGAGGGACAACTGTCTTACGTGGACAGAGGCCTGAGGCTGTTGGTGGATCTGGGCGCGTGGTGGAAGGAAAAAACTGGGCTAGTGTTACCTTTGGGGTGCAATGTGGTGAGAAAGGATCTGGGAAAGGAGGTTATAAAAAAACTGGAGAAACTGATGAGGAAAAGCGTGGAGTTCGCTCTCCACAACGAGGATCTTGCTCTGGAGTACGCCCTTAACTACGCAAGGGACCTTTCTCACAGCAAGGAAAGGACGAGAAAGTTCGTAAGCATGTATGTTAATCAGTACACTGTAGACTACACTGAGAGGGGAAGGGAAGCGGTGAGACTCCTACTGAAATTAGGTTACGAGAGAGGCATTATAACCGTTAAACCACCGGAGGTCATATTCTCCGACGAACTGGTGCTATAA